In the Solibacillus sp. FSL K6-1523 genome, one interval contains:
- a CDS encoding EAL domain-containing protein, with product MEVVSSTYHLPLVLFSVFIAIFASFAALDLGIRINKSKGFTRYIWLSAGAFVLGLGIWVMHFIAMLAFHLSIPVTYNLILIIISIFPAIISSAITFYIIIKPTMGTMKIILSALFISIGIVLMHYICMRAMEMEATIVYNYLFGLLTAIIAFITSLVALYLLLFVSQNQKTTRMAWKKTGGALIMGIGISGIHYSGMAAANFISDHQPNLSETVANSTFLAYCIGFGMLVILAVVFISIFVYKKFVSQSIKSERKFRSVIESATDAIILADSKGTIISWNNSAQSIFGYHEKEALGKKILLIIPDKFRVAHQKGIERYLATGIPHVIGKTIELQGLRKDGEEFPIELSIATWHEDGSIYFSSIIRDITERKQAEKKINQMVYRDPLTGLPNRLLLNDRLIQALEKAHENEHALAVMFIDLDRFKNINDTLGHAIGDQLLVEVAKRIQNCTSPTDTVSRQGGDEFIVLLTCTTPAEATQTAQKIVNLFSHAIELNEHELFVTPSIGIALYPSDGKDIETLIKNADTAMYRVKEEGKNNYRFFTPDMNELITKKMTLEIGLRKALERKEFRIAYQPQIDVSSSKVTGVEALIRWHHHEWGNISPAEFIPLAEETGLILSIGEWILYEACLQNKTWQNEGYPPLRMAVNISSRQFQQSNFVEMVRKILSKTGLDPKYLEFELTESIIQNSKHAILTMHQLKEMGIHLSIDDFGTGYSSLSYLKTLPIDTLKIDQAFTKNIFTDPKDASLMSTIINMAHNLDLNVVAEGVETLEQLQFLQQRNCNEAQGYYFSRPLFAEELTHFFKEQ from the coding sequence TTGGAAGTAGTTTCGAGTACCTACCATTTACCTCTAGTATTATTTTCTGTTTTTATCGCCATTTTTGCCTCATTTGCTGCATTAGACTTAGGCATTCGAATAAATAAATCAAAAGGTTTCACCCGTTATATATGGCTTAGTGCGGGCGCATTTGTATTAGGGTTGGGCATATGGGTTATGCATTTTATTGCTATGCTTGCTTTCCATTTATCAATACCCGTCACTTACAATTTAATTTTAATTATCATTTCAATTTTCCCAGCTATTATTTCTTCAGCCATAACATTTTATATAATCATTAAACCTACTATGGGCACTATGAAAATCATATTAAGCGCCCTCTTTATTTCTATTGGAATTGTGTTAATGCACTATATATGCATGAGAGCAATGGAGATGGAAGCGACAATTGTATATAATTACTTATTTGGGCTTCTTACCGCTATCATCGCATTTATTACTTCTTTAGTAGCTTTATATTTATTGTTATTTGTAAGCCAAAATCAAAAAACAACACGAATGGCGTGGAAAAAAACAGGTGGTGCCCTAATTATGGGAATCGGGATTTCAGGCATTCACTATTCAGGTATGGCTGCAGCAAATTTTATATCCGATCACCAGCCTAACTTATCAGAAACAGTCGCTAATAGTACTTTTTTAGCTTATTGTATTGGATTTGGGATGCTCGTCATTTTAGCGGTTGTGTTTATTAGTATTTTTGTTTATAAAAAATTTGTGTCTCAATCTATTAAATCTGAAAGAAAGTTTCGCTCTGTTATAGAGTCTGCTACGGATGCTATTATTTTAGCCGATAGCAAGGGAACGATTATTTCATGGAATAACAGCGCTCAAAGTATTTTCGGCTATCATGAAAAGGAAGCTCTCGGCAAAAAGATACTGTTGATCATACCAGATAAATTTAGAGTGGCTCACCAAAAAGGGATAGAACGATATCTTGCCACTGGAATCCCACACGTAATCGGAAAAACGATTGAATTACAAGGTCTCCGAAAAGATGGCGAAGAATTTCCAATAGAACTTTCCATCGCCACTTGGCATGAAGATGGGAGTATTTACTTCAGTAGTATTATTCGAGATATTACAGAAAGAAAACAGGCAGAAAAAAAAATCAACCAAATGGTATATCGAGACCCTTTAACAGGATTGCCTAACCGACTCTTATTAAATGACCGACTTATACAAGCACTAGAAAAAGCACATGAAAATGAGCATGCTCTTGCTGTCATGTTTATCGATTTAGATCGTTTCAAAAATATTAATGACACGTTAGGACATGCCATAGGAGATCAATTATTAGTTGAAGTTGCAAAGCGAATTCAAAACTGTACGAGCCCAACAGATACAGTTAGTCGTCAAGGTGGAGATGAGTTTATTGTGCTCCTTACATGTACTACACCTGCTGAAGCTACTCAAACCGCTCAAAAAATAGTCAATTTATTTAGTCACGCGATCGAGTTAAATGAACATGAATTATTTGTAACACCATCGATTGGAATTGCCCTATACCCATCTGATGGTAAAGATATAGAGACTTTAATCAAAAATGCAGATACGGCTATGTATCGCGTAAAAGAAGAGGGAAAAAATAATTACCGCTTTTTCACACCCGATATGAATGAATTGATAACTAAAAAGATGACGCTCGAGATTGGATTGCGGAAAGCGTTAGAACGAAAAGAGTTTAGGATTGCTTATCAACCTCAAATCGATGTAAGTTCCTCAAAAGTAACGGGTGTTGAAGCATTAATTCGTTGGCACCATCACGAATGGGGCAATATTTCTCCAGCAGAATTTATTCCACTTGCAGAAGAAACTGGATTAATATTATCAATAGGAGAATGGATACTATATGAAGCGTGTTTACAAAACAAGACTTGGCAAAATGAGGGGTATCCACCTTTAAGAATGGCTGTAAATATTTCTTCTCGCCAATTCCAACAAAGTAATTTCGTTGAGATGGTACGTAAAATTTTATCTAAAACTGGACTTGATCCCAAGTACCTTGAATTTGAACTAACAGAAAGCATTATTCAAAATTCAAAACACGCGATTCTTACAATGCATCAGTTAAAAGAAATGGGCATTCATTTATCTATTGATGATTTTGGAACAGGTTATTCTTCCTTAAGCTATTTAAAAACGCTCCCTATCGATACATTAAAAATTGATCAGGCGTTTACAAAAAATATATTTACAGATCCAAAAGATGCTTCTCTTATGAGCACTATTATTAATATGGCTCATAACCTAGATTTAAATGTTGTTGCCGAAGGGGTTGAGACCCTAGAGCAATTACAATTCCTCCAACAAAGAAATTGTAACGAAGCACAAGGTTACTATTTTAGCCGACCACTATTTGCTGAAGAGCTAACTCATTTTTTTAAAGAACAATAA